Proteins from a single region of Vicinamibacterales bacterium:
- a CDS encoding pitrilysin family protein has protein sequence MNIPFTKYTLDNGLDVLIHEDHSLPIVAVNVWYHVGSKNEVPGRTGFAHLFEHLMFEGSQHYDRGYFHPLQEAGAALNGSTNADRTNYWEVVPTNALDLALWMESDRMGYLLPALTEAKFSNQRDVVLNERRQNYENRPYGLAGMAIVSALYPPDHPYHWLTIGAAEDIRAAHLDDVKAFFQRYYHPANASLTLAGDVDADMGILLADEYFSEVPAGEKPAPLTLAAPAPPRDVKLVLEDRVELPRLYMAWHSPALFAADDAELDLVAEVLASGKTSRLYRALVYEQRIATEVAASQNSRELGSFFQIVATAAPGRTLAEVERAIVKEIAALLDRGPTAPEMERCLAQAEAHFLFRLQTVGGFGGKSDQLNAYNVFLGDPAYFGRDLDRYRNATADQLRAAAIKYLQPSARVVLSVVPRGRVALALPGSAPVAVS, from the coding sequence ATGAACATCCCGTTCACCAAGTACACGCTCGACAACGGCCTCGACGTGCTGATCCACGAGGACCACTCGCTGCCGATCGTCGCGGTCAACGTCTGGTATCACGTCGGCTCCAAGAACGAAGTGCCGGGGCGCACCGGGTTCGCGCACCTGTTCGAGCACCTGATGTTCGAGGGCTCGCAGCACTACGACCGCGGCTACTTCCATCCGCTGCAGGAAGCCGGCGCGGCGCTCAACGGATCGACCAACGCCGACCGCACCAACTACTGGGAGGTGGTGCCGACCAACGCGCTCGATCTGGCGCTGTGGATGGAATCCGATCGGATGGGCTACCTGCTGCCGGCGCTCACCGAAGCGAAATTCTCGAACCAGCGGGACGTCGTCCTCAACGAGCGCCGCCAGAACTACGAGAACCGACCTTATGGCCTCGCCGGCATGGCGATCGTCTCGGCGCTGTACCCGCCCGATCATCCGTATCACTGGCTCACCATCGGCGCCGCGGAAGACATCCGCGCCGCGCACCTCGACGACGTGAAGGCGTTCTTCCAGCGCTACTACCATCCGGCGAACGCATCGCTGACGCTGGCCGGCGACGTCGACGCCGACATGGGGATCCTGCTCGCCGACGAATACTTCAGCGAAGTGCCCGCCGGCGAGAAGCCGGCGCCGCTGACGCTGGCCGCGCCGGCGCCGCCCCGCGACGTCAAACTGGTGCTGGAGGATCGCGTCGAGCTGCCGCGCTTGTACATGGCCTGGCATTCGCCGGCGCTGTTCGCCGCCGACGACGCCGAGCTCGATCTGGTGGCCGAAGTCCTGGCGAGCGGGAAGACGTCGCGGCTGTATCGCGCGCTGGTCTACGAGCAGCGGATCGCGACGGAAGTGGCGGCGTCGCAGAATTCGCGCGAACTGGGCAGCTTCTTTCAGATCGTCGCCACCGCGGCGCCGGGGCGCACGCTCGCCGAGGTGGAACGGGCGATCGTCAAGGAGATTGCCGCGCTGCTCGACCGCGGCCCGACGGCGCCGGAGATGGAGCGATGCCTGGCGCAGGCGGAGGCGCACTTCCTGTTCCGGCTGCAGACCGTCGGCGGGTTCGGCGGCAAGTCCGATCAGCTGAACGCCTATAACGTGTTCCTTGGCGACCCGGCGTACTTCGGGCGCGATCTGGATCGCTACCGCAACGCCACCGCGGATCAGCTTCGCGCCGCCGCGATCAAGTATCTGCAGCCGTCCGCACGCGTCGTGCTCAGCGTCGTGCCGCGCGGCCGGGTCGCGCTGGCGCTTCCCGGGTCGGCGCCGGTGGCGGTCTCCTGA
- a CDS encoding pitrilysin family protein, with product MAAHRGRPPALGPERSFTFPDIHRTTLDNGLKVWTVEHHQVPLVSVLALVPAGASADPPDRPGLAAITGDMLDEGSGDRSALDVHEALGRIGAQLELDVGHDATVLGLTTLERYLDRGLELVRDMLIRPRFEQREFDRVRDLRLNRLLQMKDMPPALADRAFTQLLYRHHPYGHLPIGSEGSLRALMIRDIAAFHRRAYVPSRITLIAVGDAPHQALTSAIARAFADWRAESPDPIPDPDAFPAPAAPASRLALVHRSAAAQSELRIGHVALPRRSPDYHGALVANMILGGQFVSRINMNLREDKGYTYGARTAFEFRRAPGPFVLYASVQADATAAALRESIAEIRAIRGERPVTRQELELGRASLTRGYPRSFETADQIARAAAQLSLYGLPDDYFTSFVPTVLALTEDEVTAIAARHIDPAKLLSVVVGDREKVLPSLRALDAGDIADVSVT from the coding sequence ATGGCGGCCCATCGCGGCCGCCCGCCGGCACTCGGGCCCGAGCGTTCGTTCACGTTTCCCGACATCCATCGCACCACGCTCGACAACGGCCTGAAGGTGTGGACCGTCGAGCATCATCAGGTGCCGCTCGTGTCGGTGCTGGCGCTGGTGCCGGCCGGCGCGTCCGCCGATCCGCCCGATCGTCCGGGGCTCGCGGCGATCACCGGCGACATGCTCGACGAGGGGAGCGGCGATCGCTCCGCGCTCGACGTGCACGAGGCGCTGGGACGGATCGGCGCGCAGCTCGAGCTGGACGTCGGCCACGACGCGACGGTGCTCGGGCTGACGACGCTCGAGCGGTACCTCGATCGCGGGCTGGAGCTCGTCCGCGACATGCTGATCCGCCCGCGCTTCGAGCAGCGCGAGTTCGATCGCGTGCGCGATCTGCGGCTGAACCGGCTGCTGCAGATGAAGGACATGCCGCCGGCCCTGGCGGATCGCGCCTTCACGCAGCTGCTGTATCGCCACCATCCGTACGGGCACCTGCCGATCGGCTCGGAGGGATCGCTGCGCGCGCTGATGATTCGCGACATCGCCGCGTTCCACCGGCGCGCCTACGTGCCGTCGCGAATCACGCTGATCGCCGTCGGCGACGCGCCGCATCAGGCGCTCACCTCCGCGATCGCGCGCGCGTTCGCGGACTGGCGCGCCGAGTCGCCCGATCCGATCCCCGATCCGGACGCGTTTCCCGCGCCGGCGGCGCCGGCCTCGCGCCTCGCGCTGGTGCACCGCAGCGCCGCGGCGCAGTCGGAGCTGCGGATCGGGCACGTCGCGCTGCCGCGCCGGTCCCCGGACTATCACGGCGCGCTCGTCGCCAACATGATCCTCGGCGGACAGTTCGTCAGCCGGATCAACATGAATCTGCGCGAAGACAAGGGCTACACCTACGGGGCGCGCACGGCGTTCGAGTTCCGGCGGGCGCCGGGCCCGTTCGTGCTGTACGCCAGCGTGCAGGCGGACGCGACGGCGGCGGCGCTCCGCGAATCGATCGCCGAGATTCGCGCGATCCGCGGCGAGCGCCCGGTGACGCGCCAGGAGCTGGAGCTCGGGCGCGCCTCGCTGACGCGCGGGTACCCGCGCAGTTTCGAGACCGCCGATCAGATCGCGCGCGCCGCGGCGCAGCTCTCGCTCTACGGCCTGCCGGACGACTACTTCACCAGCTTCGTCCCGACGGTGCTCGCGCTGACCGAGGACGAGGTGACGGCGATCGCCGCCAGGCACATCGATCCGGCAAAGTTGCTGAGCGTGGTGGTGGGGGATCGCGAGAAGGTGCTGCCGTCCCTCCGCGCGCTCGACGCCGGGGACATCGCCGACGTGAGCGTCACCTGA